A single Thunnus thynnus chromosome 6, fThuThy2.1, whole genome shotgun sequence DNA region contains:
- the irx7 gene encoding iroquois homeobox 7, whose translation MPASQSGFGNFFLERNISMPTGYQIPVLGCSPGVQQQQQQQQQQAQHLAAMAAGVPIAYSGLQGYNFIPYPHHRHIAHMNNSFDLKAASPYHHALLARGGAFYPPYRPGAAEDPGRVAKVATRESTGALKAWLNEHLKNPYPTKGEKIMLAIITKMSLTQVSTWFANARRRLKKENRVSWASKGKSDEEDEEQEGESDEDESSLQKCHLDERDEEEPQADRADTDEHVESALDSSAPVDARLEMSQQQSSEHEDRELAVVKKVEKSDSDHVPSALESKENSQKPKIWSLAETATSETVKKPLDNIYHPAGKLWADWASRNGLFVPSCYTTHEIL comes from the exons ATGCCCGCATCGCAATCTGGATTTGGCAACTTCTTCTTGGAGAGGAACATCAGCATGCCGACTGGATATCAGATCCCGGTGCTAGGGTGCTCACCGggtgtgcagcagcagcagcagcagcagcaacagcaggctCAGCATCTGGCAGCGATGGCAGCTGGAGTTCCCATAGCATACTCAGGACTACAGGGATACAACTTTATCCCCTACCCACACCACAGACACATCGCACACATG aACAACAGTTTCGACTTGAAGGCCGCCTCTCCCTACCATCACGCACTCCTGGCTCGCGGGGGTGCTTTCTACCCGCCGTACCGTCCGGGAGCAGCTGAGGATCCCGGTCGGGTCGCCAAAGTGGCCACACGAGAGAGCACCGGGGCGCTCAAGGCTTGGCTGAACGAGCACCTGAAGAACCCGTATCCGACTAAAGGCGAGAAAATCATGCTCGCCATCATCACCAAAATGAGCCTCACGCAGGTCTCCACCTGGTTCGCCAACGCGAGGCGACGCCTGAAGAAGGAGAACAGGGTCAGCTGGGCGTCTAAGGGGAAATCCGACGAGGAGGACGAGGAGCAGGAAGGAGAGAGTGACGAAGACGAGAGTTCTCTGCAGAAATGTCATTTGGATGAGCGGGATGAGGAAGAGCCTCAAGCTGATCGCGCAGACACAGATGAGCACGTCGAGAGCGCGTTGGACAGCTCAGCACCTGTGGATGCACGTTTGGAGATGTCGCAGCAGCAAAGCAGCGAGCATGAAGACAGAGAGCTTGCAGTTGTCAAGAAAGTTGAGAAGAGTGACTCTGATCACGTGCCATCAGCTTTGGAGAGTaaagaaaacagtcaaaaacccaaaatCTGGTCCCTGGCAGAGACCGCGACCTCAGAGACTGTAAAGAAACCTCTGGACAATATTTACCACCCCGCCGGGAAACTGTGGGCTGACTGGGCTTCAAGAAACGGACTTTTTGTTCCCTCATGTTACACCACTCATGAAATCCTCTGA